CAAAGACGCTCTGTTGTTAGGCGTGTTAGCCTACAACTGCGGCCCCGGAGTGGTGAATAAATCCACCGTGCTGAAAAAACTTAAATCCGGCAACCGCGACATC
This genomic stretch from Desulfovibrio porci harbors:
- a CDS encoding glycoside hydrolase family protein, whose translation is KDALLLGVLAYNCGPGVVNKSTVLKKLKSGNRDIFKSYTAHCHYRGKFHKQLHQRRLTEMVTLFQK